The following are encoded in a window of Candidatus Eisenbacteria bacterium genomic DNA:
- a CDS encoding GAF domain-containing protein: MRREPEPAEREPSSEKEAASPPDQAAARDLLQNLGRSLSAVERSLLAERETRTLEETEKLNRRLNMYERLVLCVRSLSSILDLETLIGAILQEVVGLCRVDRGFLLRPDPHGRLRVERGFDASLGHLDAAFESEVSRSLATTSFRDGRSLWVTDALQREEFRTQESIQALNLSVIVCVPVRTTHGPIGVLYLDSRRPETLPAQEDLDVLEAFAAQAAVALENARLHREILDARAGLERENRGLRQSLPGSRGASEILGRSRAIEELRQRIGLVQEVLSPVLILGETGTGKELVATAIHAGSPRGSGPLLRIHCGAVPADLLESEMFGHKRGSFTGAVQDKQGLFEAASGGTLLLDEIGEMPVKLQVKLLRALESQEIRRVGETHERKVDVRVLSATNRDLEQAIRDGEFREDLYYRLMVVTLRVPPLRERRDDIPLLAEHFLRKTLTALDRPYGGFTPGAMRFLLEQSWPGNVRELKNLIEGSCVFLRRGEPLDVSDLQLAGRGKGASEASAGYLVADGGLRERREDVERRLLLGALNNCGWNVSSASRTLGISRQHLHNRIRHHRLKRPSA; the protein is encoded by the coding sequence ATGAGACGTGAACCCGAACCCGCCGAGCGCGAGCCATCATCCGAGAAGGAAGCCGCCTCGCCGCCGGATCAAGCTGCAGCGCGTGATCTTCTCCAGAATCTCGGCAGGTCGCTGAGCGCGGTCGAGAGGAGCCTGCTCGCGGAGAGAGAGACCCGGACATTGGAGGAGACAGAGAAGCTCAACCGCAGGTTGAACATGTACGAGCGGCTGGTCCTGTGTGTCCGGTCTCTGTCGTCCATCCTGGACCTGGAAACGCTCATCGGGGCGATTCTGCAGGAGGTCGTCGGGCTCTGTCGTGTCGACAGAGGGTTCCTCCTGCGGCCGGATCCACACGGCCGCCTCAGGGTCGAGCGGGGGTTCGATGCTTCCCTGGGTCATCTCGACGCGGCGTTCGAGAGCGAGGTGAGCCGTTCCCTGGCGACGACCTCCTTCCGGGATGGACGATCCCTGTGGGTCACGGACGCGCTCCAGCGCGAGGAGTTCCGCACCCAAGAGAGCATTCAGGCCCTGAATCTCTCCGTGATCGTCTGTGTCCCCGTCCGGACCACGCACGGTCCGATCGGCGTTCTCTATCTCGACAGCCGGAGGCCGGAGACCCTTCCCGCCCAAGAGGACCTCGATGTCCTGGAGGCTTTCGCCGCGCAGGCCGCCGTCGCGCTCGAGAATGCGCGCCTGCATCGCGAGATTCTCGACGCGCGCGCCGGGCTCGAGCGCGAGAACCGAGGCCTGCGGCAGTCGCTCCCTGGTTCCCGGGGGGCTTCGGAGATTCTTGGAAGGAGCCGCGCGATCGAGGAGCTGCGGCAAAGGATCGGTCTTGTCCAAGAGGTTCTCTCTCCAGTCCTCATCCTGGGCGAGACGGGCACGGGGAAGGAACTGGTCGCGACCGCGATCCACGCGGGCAGTCCACGGGGGTCCGGTCCTTTGCTCCGAATCCACTGCGGGGCTGTGCCGGCCGATCTCCTCGAGAGCGAGATGTTCGGTCACAAGAGGGGATCCTTCACGGGCGCGGTGCAGGACAAGCAGGGGCTCTTCGAAGCGGCAAGTGGAGGCACCCTTCTTCTCGATGAAATCGGAGAGATGCCGGTGAAGCTGCAGGTGAAACTCCTGCGCGCTCTGGAGAGCCAGGAGATTCGAAGGGTGGGGGAGACGCATGAGCGCAAGGTCGACGTGCGCGTGCTCTCCGCGACGAATCGAGATCTCGAGCAGGCCATCCGGGATGGAGAGTTCCGCGAAGACCTCTACTACCGCTTGATGGTCGTCACGCTGCGGGTTCCACCCTTGCGGGAGAGACGGGATGACATCCCTCTCCTTGCCGAGCACTTCCTTCGGAAGACCCTGACAGCCCTCGATCGCCCGTACGGCGGATTCACGCCCGGGGCGATGCGATTCCTGCTAGAGCAATCGTGGCCCGGCAATGTGCGGGAGCTGAAGAATCTGATCGAGGGGTCCTGCGTCTTCTTGAGGAGAGGGGAGCCCCTGGATGTCAGCGATCTGCAGCTCGCGGGGCGGGGGAAGGGGGCATCCGAAGCTTCGGCCGGGTATCTGGTCGCTGACGGAGGTCTCCGGGAGCGACGGGAGGATGTCGAAAGGCGCCTGCTCCTCGGCGCGCTCAACAACTGCGGGTGGAATGTGAGCAGCGCCTCGCGCACTCTTGGCATCTCGAGACAGCACCTGCACAACCGGATCCGGCACCACAGACTCAAGCGGCCTTCCGCCTGA
- a CDS encoding porin family protein, giving the protein MVLKGLGWVGFGALLLAAMLIWQPSAAWAGDPIGRLSLGIRSGLNGLDLGDINDGIGRSNARLRGAEGTADWELPERIRFGFNVGGDIHFDLLPSIRVGLIYGTTWGSTSVDFLQKISVQPRTKLLFPRAMYRIPYRPTDDMSLRAFAGPVFLLDSVTKISHENTSEGSPRLDGLTVKGSGRGFAAGLAGEYTIADRFSLAFELGWRQAKASFDSGEWTITKLRDPGSNDDEAGCTGPEADRLPNNRDLPEESFLWGFLNERYRQCMAVEPTCRVLEQDFSGLQGQIGLRFYLF; this is encoded by the coding sequence ATGGTGTTGAAGGGACTGGGATGGGTGGGGTTCGGGGCCCTGCTTCTGGCTGCGATGCTGATCTGGCAGCCGTCCGCCGCTTGGGCGGGAGACCCGATCGGAAGGCTCTCGCTGGGGATTCGGAGCGGACTGAACGGCCTGGACCTCGGTGACATCAATGATGGCATCGGCAGGAGCAACGCGAGATTGCGCGGAGCCGAGGGCACGGCCGACTGGGAGCTGCCGGAGAGGATCCGGTTCGGTTTCAACGTCGGCGGGGACATCCACTTCGATCTCCTGCCGTCCATCCGCGTTGGCCTCATCTACGGCACTACCTGGGGTAGCACGAGCGTCGACTTTCTCCAGAAGATCTCTGTCCAACCCCGCACGAAACTCCTCTTCCCGCGCGCCATGTATCGCATCCCTTACCGGCCGACGGACGACATGTCCCTGCGCGCCTTCGCGGGTCCGGTCTTCCTACTGGACTCGGTGACGAAGATCAGCCATGAGAACACGAGCGAAGGCTCGCCTCGGCTCGACGGTCTCACCGTGAAAGGCTCCGGCAGAGGGTTCGCTGCCGGTCTGGCGGGCGAGTACACCATAGCGGACCGCTTCAGCCTCGCCTTCGAACTGGGGTGGAGACAAGCGAAGGCGAGCTTCGACAGCGGGGAGTGGACGATCACGAAGCTGCGAGATCCCGGTTCGAACGATGACGAAGCGGGATGTACCGGCCCGGAAGCGGACAGGCTGCCGAACAACCGGGACTTGCCTGAAGAGTCCTTCCTGTGGGGATTCCTGAACGAGAGGTATCGCCAGTGCATGGCCGTCGAACCCACTTGCCGAGTGCTCGAACAGGACTTTTCGGGTCTGCAGGGACAGATAGGCTTGAGGTTCTACCTCTTCTAG
- a CDS encoding LysM peptidoglycan-binding domain-containing protein: MMIRRPAPGGSKVRSGPPPGSLAPRWPLTDSLPTELATLTLLLLDSRHTGLFASEKRAGALRGRRRPSLAESSRRFERASQMRSDRARSSLQIVPGSTDPWHGSRGESRRGGRRKAMRGAYRRSALRGLLLLALCLAPGLRAHGDGAAFPRPAELEEHVQFWIEVFTEHDGDWTVIHDEDDPRIRYETVGTAGLNERARRDLVRERRVHYIKTLESLSMKPKERWSDEQKRVAALFPTGSGVSRFIDAAGKVRSQRGIRDQFRASLVRSGRWKETIEGILAAYGIPEEIAALPHIESSYRPDALSKAGAVGVWQFTSGTGKRFLRIDRYVDERRDVYLSTHAAARYLKEAHEKIGSWPLTITSYNHGVNGILRAQRELGTSDLVRLIREYDGPYFGFSSKNFYAEFLAALEVTGNVPSYFGALESDSLERVERFVLPEAARVDAIAKAFRTTTEEFCRLNPALLDPVVEGRLPAPAGSVLNVPAGRVEDLAAAFDSIPAAARRGGADPGEEYRVRAGDTLGSIARRHGVSVADLQEINGMGRSTQIKTGQRLLIPDGLN; this comes from the coding sequence ATGATGATCCGACGGCCCGCCCCCGGCGGGTCGAAGGTGCGGAGCGGGCCGCCGCCAGGCTCCCTCGCGCCGCGCTGGCCGCTCACCGATTCCCTCCCGACGGAACTTGCGACGCTCACGCTCCTCCTTCTAGACTCGCGCCATACGGGCCTCTTCGCATCTGAGAAGCGGGCAGGCGCGCTGCGAGGCCGACGCCGCCCGAGCCTGGCTGAGTCGAGCCGACGTTTCGAACGAGCATCTCAGATGCGATCGGACCGCGCCAGGAGCAGTCTTCAGATCGTCCCCGGATCGACCGATCCTTGGCACGGGAGTCGAGGCGAGTCTAGGAGAGGAGGGCGTCGCAAGGCAATGAGGGGAGCGTACCGGCGATCGGCGCTACGGGGCCTGCTGCTTCTCGCCCTCTGTCTTGCGCCAGGCCTGCGAGCCCACGGGGATGGAGCGGCTTTCCCCCGCCCAGCGGAACTGGAGGAGCACGTCCAGTTCTGGATCGAGGTCTTCACCGAGCACGATGGCGACTGGACCGTCATTCACGACGAGGACGATCCGCGCATCCGCTATGAGACGGTCGGCACCGCCGGCCTGAACGAGCGAGCCCGGCGGGATCTGGTCCGCGAGCGACGGGTCCACTACATCAAGACCCTCGAGAGTCTCTCCATGAAACCGAAGGAGCGCTGGAGCGACGAGCAGAAACGCGTGGCGGCCCTCTTCCCCACCGGCTCGGGAGTCAGCCGATTCATCGACGCGGCCGGCAAGGTCCGCTCCCAGCGCGGAATCCGGGACCAGTTCCGGGCCTCGCTCGTTCGATCCGGACGCTGGAAAGAGACAATAGAAGGGATTCTGGCCGCCTACGGCATCCCGGAGGAGATCGCCGCCCTTCCGCACATCGAGTCCAGCTACCGCCCCGACGCGCTCTCGAAGGCGGGCGCCGTCGGAGTCTGGCAGTTCACATCGGGCACGGGCAAGCGGTTCCTGCGCATCGATCGCTACGTCGATGAACGGCGAGACGTCTACCTCAGCACGCACGCCGCGGCCCGATACCTCAAAGAAGCGCACGAGAAGATCGGCTCATGGCCTCTCACGATCACGAGCTACAACCATGGCGTGAACGGGATCCTGCGCGCGCAACGGGAGCTGGGCACGAGCGACCTCGTCCGACTCATCCGGGAGTACGACGGACCCTACTTCGGCTTCTCCTCGAAGAACTTCTATGCCGAGTTTCTCGCGGCCCTCGAAGTGACCGGAAACGTCCCTTCCTACTTCGGGGCGCTCGAGTCCGATTCGCTCGAGCGGGTCGAGCGCTTCGTCCTGCCCGAGGCGGCCCGCGTCGATGCCATCGCCAAGGCGTTCCGCACGACGACCGAGGAGTTCTGCAGACTGAATCCGGCCCTTCTCGACCCCGTCGTCGAAGGGCGCCTGCCGGCGCCGGCCGGCAGCGTCCTCAACGTGCCCGCCGGACGCGTCGAGGACCTCGCGGCGGCCTTCGATTCGATTCCCGCAGCCGCGAGGCGCGGGGGCGCCGACCCTGGCGAGGAGTACCGCGTTCGCGCCGGAGATACGCTGGGGAGCATCGCGCGGCGCCACGGCGTGAGCGTCGCCGATCTCCAGGAGATCAACGGCATGGGGCGCTCGACTCAGATCAAGACCGGCCAGAGGCTCCTGATTCCCGACGGTCTGAACTAG
- a CDS encoding HAD-IG family 5'-nucleotidase, with product MRTSRRGQKTISSRGWRTIEKAAGIPPESRIYVNRDLRMSAVLAVGFDMDHTLALYRKRPFEELAFEKAKRKLLAAGYPSDVADLRYDASFVIRGLIVDKRRGNILKMDQHRYVAQAYHGTSRLPDEERKRLYQRSPIRLSGDSFMPIDTPFSLPEIDLYAQLVDLADRKRWRAHRYRTLYDEVRWAVDQAHADGSIKNEIAKDPGRFLVRDPSLPATLHRMKEHGYRLFLLTNSEASYTSLIMDRLLGGMIPSKRGWTEFFDLVVVRAGKPGFFRNRTVSMPTALPGVRRASERLKAVAGGGVRDLERRIGCAGDRILYFGDHTYGDILKSKRVRMWRTAMVIQELEEELTARGRMAASIERLHRARERREQLDLVRDGLDRAARGDAPPQLPGLGRKRARDLRDRIDERLRILQREIDGLAGLIDRAHNIHWGPVFRTGHAPSHFAEQVQDFACIYTGRVSNFIHYPVAKYFHVLPEVMPHER from the coding sequence ATGAGGACGTCGCGCAGGGGCCAGAAGACCATCAGCTCTAGGGGCTGGAGGACGATCGAGAAGGCGGCCGGGATTCCCCCCGAGAGTCGCATCTATGTCAACAGGGACCTGAGGATGTCGGCGGTGCTGGCGGTGGGGTTCGACATGGACCACACTCTGGCGCTCTATCGCAAGAGGCCCTTCGAGGAACTGGCCTTCGAGAAGGCGAAGCGCAAGCTGCTTGCGGCGGGCTACCCATCCGATGTTGCCGATCTGAGATACGACGCCTCTTTCGTCATCAGGGGTCTCATCGTCGACAAGCGGCGCGGGAACATCCTCAAGATGGATCAGCACCGCTACGTCGCCCAGGCCTACCACGGGACCTCGCGGCTGCCGGACGAGGAGCGCAAGCGGCTCTACCAGAGAAGCCCGATCCGTCTCTCGGGCGACAGCTTCATGCCCATCGACACGCCGTTCTCGCTGCCCGAGATCGACCTGTACGCCCAGCTCGTGGATCTCGCCGACAGGAAGCGGTGGCGTGCCCATCGCTACCGAACTCTGTACGACGAGGTCCGCTGGGCGGTTGACCAGGCCCACGCCGACGGGAGCATCAAGAACGAGATCGCCAAGGATCCAGGACGCTTCCTTGTCCGTGATCCCTCGCTGCCGGCAACGCTGCACCGGATGAAGGAGCACGGCTATCGCCTCTTCCTGCTCACCAACTCCGAGGCCTCCTACACATCGCTCATCATGGACCGGCTGCTGGGGGGGATGATCCCATCGAAGCGCGGATGGACCGAGTTCTTCGATCTTGTGGTCGTCCGCGCCGGCAAGCCGGGCTTCTTCCGTAACCGCACGGTTTCGATGCCGACCGCGCTCCCGGGCGTGCGCCGGGCGAGCGAGAGGTTGAAGGCGGTCGCTGGCGGGGGCGTGCGGGACCTGGAACGGAGGATCGGCTGCGCAGGCGATCGCATCCTCTATTTCGGCGACCACACATACGGGGACATCCTCAAGTCGAAGCGCGTGCGCATGTGGCGGACCGCGATGGTGATCCAGGAGCTGGAGGAAGAGTTGACCGCGCGCGGCCGCATGGCGGCGTCGATCGAGCGTCTTCACCGCGCGCGCGAGAGACGCGAGCAGCTGGACCTTGTTCGGGACGGGCTCGATCGGGCGGCGCGGGGGGACGCGCCTCCGCAGCTTCCCGGGCTGGGCAGAAAGCGGGCCCGGGACCTCCGGGATCGGATCGACGAGCGCCTTCGGATCCTTCAGCGGGAGATAGACGGCCTGGCGGGGCTCATCGATCGTGCCCACAACATCCACTGGGGGCCGGTATTCAGAACCGGCCACGCGCCGAGTCACTTCGCGGAACAGGTCCAGGATTTCGCATGCATCTACACGGGACGGGTCTCGAACTTCATCCACTACCCTGTCGCGAAGTACTTTCACGTCCTACCTGAAGTGATGCCGCACGAACGGTAG
- a CDS encoding proline--tRNA ligase: MEGITPRSQDFSRWYQDLVQKAELADHSPVRGCMVIRPNGYAIWEKIQAGLDRLIKETGHQNAYFPLLIPESFIHREAEHIEGFAPELAVVTHAGGEKLEEPLVLRPTSETIIYSMFAKWVQSYRDLPLLINQWANVIRWELRTRLFLRTTEFLWQEGHTAHATEEEAEEETLRMLGVYRTFAEEHMALPVFAGRKTEAEKFAGAKHTYSIEAMMQDGKALQAGTSHNLGQNFAKTFQLQYQTLDNRMDFCWNTSWGVSTRLVGALIMGHSDDNGLILPPRLAPLSAVIVPIWKSPEERTSVSAFASEIGESLRAAGHSLRVDLRDQLTPGWKYADWELKGVPVRIEVGPRDLAKNQAVLVRRDNRAKQFVPREGIAAALKETLETMQRDLFAKALAFRDSRTRPLEDYDAFRAYMEADMGFATAHWCGAASCESKVKEETKATIRTVPEGDYLREKGRCIVCGDSSDRRVIWGKAY, from the coding sequence ATCGAAGGGATCACCCCGCGGAGTCAGGATTTCTCACGGTGGTATCAAGATCTCGTCCAGAAGGCGGAGCTTGCGGATCACTCCCCGGTTCGCGGGTGCATGGTCATCCGGCCGAACGGCTACGCGATTTGGGAGAAGATCCAGGCTGGACTGGATCGCCTCATCAAGGAGACCGGCCACCAGAACGCCTACTTCCCCCTGCTCATTCCGGAGAGCTTCATTCACCGGGAGGCGGAGCACATCGAGGGCTTCGCCCCTGAGCTGGCGGTCGTCACGCACGCGGGAGGGGAGAAGCTCGAGGAGCCGCTGGTCCTGCGCCCCACATCCGAGACGATCATCTACAGCATGTTCGCCAAGTGGGTGCAGTCGTACCGCGATCTTCCGCTCCTGATCAACCAGTGGGCCAATGTGATCCGCTGGGAGCTGCGAACGCGCCTCTTCTTGCGGACGACGGAGTTTCTCTGGCAGGAGGGGCACACCGCCCACGCCACGGAGGAGGAGGCGGAAGAGGAGACGCTGCGGATGCTCGGGGTCTACCGCACCTTCGCCGAGGAGCACATGGCCCTTCCTGTCTTTGCCGGGAGAAAGACGGAGGCGGAGAAGTTCGCGGGGGCGAAGCACACCTACTCGATCGAGGCCATGATGCAGGACGGCAAGGCGCTGCAGGCCGGGACCTCCCACAACCTGGGCCAGAACTTCGCGAAGACATTCCAACTCCAGTACCAGACCCTCGACAACCGGATGGACTTCTGCTGGAACACCTCTTGGGGCGTCTCGACGCGGCTCGTCGGCGCTCTGATCATGGGGCACTCGGACGACAACGGGCTGATCCTTCCGCCGCGCCTGGCCCCTCTCTCCGCCGTCATCGTCCCGATCTGGAAGTCCCCCGAGGAGCGGACCAGCGTCTCGGCTTTCGCATCCGAGATCGGAGAGAGCCTGCGCGCCGCCGGGCACTCCCTGCGGGTTGATCTGCGCGATCAGCTCACCCCGGGCTGGAAGTACGCAGACTGGGAGCTCAAGGGAGTTCCGGTCCGGATCGAGGTCGGGCCGAGGGACCTAGCCAAGAACCAGGCGGTGCTCGTCCGGCGCGACAACCGCGCCAAGCAGTTCGTCCCCCGGGAAGGGATCGCGGCCGCCTTGAAGGAGACCTTGGAGACCATGCAGCGAGACCTCTTCGCGAAGGCCCTCGCCTTCCGCGATTCTCGCACGCGCCCCCTGGAGGACTACGACGCGTTTCGCGCGTACATGGAGGCCGACATGGGCTTCGCGACCGCGCACTGGTGCGGAGCGGCGAGCTGCGAGAGCAAGGTCAAAGAGGAAACCAAGGCCACGATCCGAACCGTTCCGGAAGGAGACTACCTTCGCGAGAAGGGCCGATGCATCGTCTGCGGGGACTCCTCCGATCGCCGCGTGATCTGGGGCAAGGCCTACTGA
- a CDS encoding ABC transporter ATP-binding protein: MSQAAQVLAPPVEAADLTRDFGPIRAVDSLSFRVERGEIVGLLGPNGAGKTTTLRMLTGSLIPTRGSVRLAGHDVLREGERARARLGYVPEIVPLYSEMRVAGYLAFVATMKGFGAGESPAALQAVRERLALDAVWARPIRSLSHGYRKRVGLAQALLGEPDVLILDEPTSGLDPNQIREFRSLLRALGKERAILLSTHILPEALEICDRVMILNRGKLVAMDRPDRLGVKEGGARQVLAKVRLATSPDPGDPRARVTRASDESIWLIEAPWSEEEGRQALARLVSQGASILDWRSGSGGLEDVFRRLTLGGEDS, encoded by the coding sequence ATGAGCCAAGCTGCGCAGGTCCTGGCCCCCCCGGTCGAGGCGGCTGATCTCACCAGGGACTTCGGTCCCATCCGAGCCGTCGACTCCCTCTCGTTTCGCGTCGAGCGAGGCGAGATCGTGGGTCTGCTCGGGCCCAACGGCGCGGGCAAGACCACCACGCTGCGGATGCTCACGGGCAGCCTGATCCCCACGCGGGGGAGCGTGAGACTGGCGGGGCATGATGTTCTGCGGGAGGGGGAGCGGGCGCGGGCGCGGCTCGGATACGTTCCGGAGATTGTGCCCCTCTACTCTGAGATGCGCGTCGCGGGCTACCTCGCATTCGTCGCGACGATGAAGGGGTTCGGCGCGGGGGAGAGCCCGGCGGCCCTCCAAGCCGTGCGCGAGCGCCTGGCGCTCGACGCGGTGTGGGCTCGCCCGATCCGTTCCCTATCGCACGGGTACAGGAAGCGCGTCGGTCTGGCGCAGGCCCTCCTCGGCGAGCCCGATGTCCTCATTCTCGATGAGCCGACTTCGGGCTTGGACCCGAATCAGATTCGTGAGTTCCGAAGCCTCCTGCGCGCCCTGGGCAAGGAGAGGGCGATTCTCCTCTCGACCCACATTCTTCCGGAGGCGCTCGAGATCTGCGATCGGGTGATGATCCTGAACCGCGGCAAGCTTGTCGCGATGGACCGGCCTGACCGTCTGGGGGTGAAGGAAGGTGGGGCGAGGCAGGTGCTCGCGAAGGTCCGTCTGGCGACGAGCCCCGACCCGGGCGACCCGCGCGCCCGCGTGACGCGCGCCAGCGATGAGTCGATCTGGCTGATCGAGGCCCCATGGAGCGAGGAGGAAGGGCGCCAGGCCCTTGCGAGACTCGTGAGCCAGGGCGCGAGCATTCTCGATTGGCGATCGGGGAGCGGCGGGCTCGAGGATGTCTTCCGTCGCCTGACGCTGGGAGGGGAGGACTCATGA